A genome region from Lucilia cuprina isolate Lc7/37 chromosome 3, ASM2204524v1, whole genome shotgun sequence includes the following:
- the LOC111683024 gene encoding farnesol dehydrogenase-like, with the protein MEQLKSKIAVVTGASSGIGECIVKDLLKAQMIVIGLARRIERVVELKQQLPNDQQQRLHPLKCDVGNEQEVESVFKEIMNKYGCIYILVNNAGCLHLGQLCQMPAQQIQQMLQTNIVGVVNCTRYAFASMLKAGDDKSGHVILINSILGHQVPVIPGHVPSLNIYPATKYALTAINEIYRQEFRELGSKVKVTSISPGLVDTELISEEQKKICRGIILQPEDVSRAVMFAVTSPRHVHIYELIIKPMGDII; encoded by the exons ATGGAACAATTAAAATCCAAAATAGCTGTGGTCACTGGGGCTAGTTCAGGTATTGGTGAATGTATtgttaaagatttattaaaagcACAAATGATTGTTATCGGTTTGGCGCGTCGCATTGAACGTGTCGTTGAGCTGAAGCAACAACTGCCCAATGACCAGCAGCAACGCTTGCATCCACTGAAATGTGATGTCGGCAACGAACAAGAAGTGGAAAGTGTTTTTAAGGAAATCATGAATAAATATGGATGCATTTATATATTGGTCAACAATGCCGGTTGTTTGCATTTGGGACAATTGTGTCAAATGCCAGCCCAACAAATTCAACAAATGTTGCAAACCAATATTGTGGGTGTTGTGAATTGTACACGTTATGCTTTTGCTTCGATGCTAAAAGCAGGCGATGATAAATCAGGtcatgttattttaattaatagcaTACTAGGACATCAAGTACCGGTAATACCAGGACATGTGCCATCGTTGAATATCTATCCGGCTACCAAGTATGCTTTGACCGCCATCAATGAAATTTATCGTCAGGAGTTTCGGGAATTGGGTTCGAAGGTGAAAGTAACG aGCATAAGTCCTGGTTTAGTAGACACTGAACTGATTTCTGaggaacaaaagaaaatttgtcgagGAATAATTTTGCAACCAGAAGATGTTTCCCGAGCAGTGATGTTTGCTGTAACCTCACCACGTCATGTTCATATTTATGAATTGATAATAAAACCAATGGgtgatattatttaa